In Shinella sp. XGS7, a single genomic region encodes these proteins:
- a CDS encoding serine hydrolase, translating into MSASALHTRIHAHLDAWRARDCLQGSVALALPGAGPQAAPLLASGGLADPAHGLPNVATTRFRLGSLSKSFTAAAVLQQVQAGRLALDTPLARFFPRFPWAREITVLHLLQHRAGLSNYTAAPDYWGQRMRLPHSPTQLLDWLHELAPLAPPGALEAYSNGGYVLLAAIVEQLTQRDFASYRRERLFEPLELDSLAADDGRCVLEGAARGRVYDAGWRYAEALDMGLAWGAFDLVGSALDVLRWLQALDAGRVLAPGGRALMLDVEHRSLACGFSAGYWRLGAQSWRLPQHFGDVNGFFAYMSLLPQGGAVVVLANAFGLPVERLARELAQLSMGEEGLPLLCAEAPQAQALDPGFAPGHYLAEDGCSLDLLEGGPGQGLLLRSRRRYGLAMRYPLRAAAAADQALSRVLPERLELQIDGSLRWCDAEGQWRRLLRQPERA; encoded by the coding sequence ATGTCCGCCAGCGCCCTGCATACCCGCATCCATGCCCATCTGGACGCCTGGCGTGCGCGGGACTGCCTGCAGGGCAGCGTGGCCCTGGCCCTGCCCGGCGCGGGGCCCCAGGCGGCGCCCCTGCTGGCCTCGGGGGGGCTGGCGGATCCGGCGCACGGCCTGCCCAATGTCGCGACCACGCGCTTTCGCCTGGGCTCGCTGAGCAAGAGCTTCACCGCGGCGGCGGTGCTGCAGCAGGTGCAGGCCGGCCGACTCGCCCTGGACACGCCGCTGGCGCGCTTCTTTCCCCGCTTTCCCTGGGCACGCGAGATCACGGTGCTGCATCTGCTGCAGCATCGCGCCGGCCTGTCCAACTACACGGCCGCGCCCGACTACTGGGGCCAGCGCATGCGCCTGCCCCACAGCCCGACCCAGCTGCTGGACTGGCTGCACGAGCTGGCCCCCCTGGCCCCGCCCGGCGCCCTGGAGGCCTATAGCAATGGCGGCTACGTGCTGCTGGCGGCCATCGTCGAGCAGCTGACGCAGCGCGATTTCGCCAGCTACCGGCGCGAGCGCCTGTTCGAACCTCTGGAGCTGGACAGCCTGGCCGCCGACGACGGGCGCTGCGTGCTGGAGGGCGCGGCGCGGGGCCGTGTCTACGACGCCGGCTGGCGCTATGCGGAAGCCCTGGACATGGGGCTGGCCTGGGGGGCCTTCGATCTGGTGGGCAGCGCCCTGGATGTGCTGCGCTGGCTGCAAGCCCTCGACGCGGGGCGGGTGCTGGCGCCCGGAGGCCGTGCCCTGATGCTGGATGTGGAGCACCGCAGCCTGGCCTGCGGCTTCAGCGCGGGCTACTGGCGCCTGGGCGCGCAGAGCTGGCGCCTGCCCCAGCACTTCGGCGATGTGAATGGCTTCTTCGCCTATATGAGCCTGCTGCCCCAGGGCGGGGCCGTGGTGGTGCTGGCCAATGCCTTCGGCCTGCCGGTGGAGCGCCTGGCGCGCGAGCTGGCCCAGCTCTCCATGGGGGAGGAGGGCCTGCCGCTGCTGTGCGCCGAGGCGCCGCAGGCCCAGGCCCTGGATCCGGGTTTTGCCCCGGGGCATTACCTGGCCGAGGACGGCTGCAGCCTGGACCTGCTGGAGGGCGGGCCGGGTCAGGGCCTGCTGCTGCGCAGCCGGCGCCGCTATGGCCTGGCCATGCGCTACCCCCTGCGCGCCGCGGCCGCGGCCGACCAGGCCCTGAGCCGCGTGCTGCCCGAGCGCCTGGAGCTGCAGATCGATGGCAGCCTGCGCTGGTGCGATGCCGAGGGGCAGTGGCGGCGGCTGCTGCGCCAGCCGGAGCGCGCCTGA
- a CDS encoding type VI secretion system tube protein Hcp — protein MRFKTVFASLLTSTVLTVLPLTARAAADTFLQFTDSSGVAIKGASADKNHPGWSEVEHWSWQVSAESSFVKGTGAAVGKAQPGPFIWTQSLDAAYPRLFTQLVKGTSSKTVTLDVVKGLGGKAPESFFSMVFSDVFYTKLAVAGSAGGTPGLNGEFVFKQMSMSYKPLDPLSGKLGQAVTASWNVATNTAGQSFYEFSGDPMALMGLSEAMALSVPEPQTWLLMLGGLAGMGVLSLRRKTRPLVR, from the coding sequence ATGCGCTTCAAGACTGTTTTCGCTTCTCTGCTGACCAGCACCGTGCTGACGGTGCTGCCCCTCACCGCCCGGGCGGCGGCCGACACCTTTCTGCAGTTCACCGATTCCTCGGGCGTGGCCATCAAGGGGGCCTCCGCGGACAAGAACCACCCAGGCTGGAGCGAGGTGGAGCACTGGTCCTGGCAGGTCAGTGCCGAGAGCAGTTTCGTCAAAGGCACCGGCGCGGCCGTGGGCAAGGCCCAGCCCGGCCCGTTCATCTGGACGCAGTCGCTGGATGCCGCCTACCCGCGCCTGTTCACCCAGCTGGTCAAGGGCACCAGCAGCAAGACGGTCACCCTGGATGTGGTGAAAGGCCTCGGTGGCAAGGCGCCGGAGAGCTTCTTCTCCATGGTCTTCAGCGATGTTTTCTACACCAAGCTTGCCGTGGCGGGCAGCGCAGGGGGGACGCCCGGCCTGAACGGCGAGTTCGTGTTCAAGCAGATGAGCATGTCCTACAAGCCCCTGGATCCTCTGTCGGGCAAGCTGGGGCAGGCGGTGACGGCTAGCTGGAATGTGGCCACCAATACGGCGGGGCAGAGCTTCTACGAGTTCAGCGGTGACCCCATGGCCCTGATGGGACTCTCTGAAGCCATGGCCCTGAGCGTGCCGGAGCCGCAAACCTGGCTGCTGATGCTGGGCGGCCTGGCTGGCATGGGGGTCCTGTCTCTGCGCCGCAAGACCCGACCCCTGGTGCGCTAG
- a CDS encoding c-type cytochrome, with protein sequence MKSSLIALAAMAASLAAPAAFANAELAQKKNCMACHAVDKKIVGPAYKDVAAKYAKDKDAVAKLSEKIIKGGSGVWGPVPMPPNAQVSPDEAKQLATWVLSTK encoded by the coding sequence ATGAAGTCCTCTCTGATCGCCCTGGCCGCCATGGCCGCTTCCCTGGCCGCCCCGGCCGCCTTCGCCAATGCCGAACTGGCGCAGAAGAAAAACTGCATGGCCTGCCATGCGGTGGACAAGAAGATCGTCGGCCCGGCCTACAAGGATGTGGCGGCCAAGTACGCCAAGGACAAGGACGCCGTGGCCAAGCTGTCCGAGAAGATCATCAAGGGCGGCTCCGGCGTCTGGGGCCCCGTGCCCATGCCGCCGAATGCCCAGGTCTCGCCCGACGAAGCCAAGCAGCTGGCCACCTGGGTGCTGAGCACCAAGTGA
- a CDS encoding TIGR04438 family Trp-rich protein, producing the protein MWFVLIGVLLLLLKALGVVPVADWSWLLVLSPFAAAALWWLWADSSGLTQKRAMQRMDEKKEARRQKALDALGQGEKQRRR; encoded by the coding sequence ATGTGGTTTGTGCTGATCGGGGTCTTGTTGCTTTTGCTCAAGGCGCTTGGCGTGGTGCCGGTGGCTGACTGGAGCTGGCTGCTGGTGCTGTCGCCCTTTGCGGCCGCCGCGCTCTGGTGGCTCTGGGCGGACTCCAGCGGCCTGACCCAGAAGCGCGCCATGCAGCGCATGGACGAGAAGAAGGAAGCGCGGCGCCAGAAGGCGCTGGACGCGCTGGGGCAGGGCGAGAAGCAGCGTCGGCGCTGA
- the ilvD gene encoding dihydroxy-acid dehydratase yields the protein MSYNRRSKNITEGVARAPNRSMYYGMGYQETDFGKPMIGVANGHSTITPCNSGLQKLADAAVIGLKAAGANAQLFGTPTISDGMAMGTEGMKYSLVSREVISDCVETCVGGQWLDGVMVIGGCDKNMPGGMMGMLRANVPAIYIYGGTIKPGHYKGQDLNIVSVFEAVGQFSAGKMSEEDFCQIEKRAIPGSGSCGGMYTANTMSSAFEALGMSLPYSSSMSNVEDEVVENTKRAAAVLVEAVKADLKPRDIVTKKAIENAVAVIMATGGSTNAVLHFLAIAHAAEVDWTIDDFERMRKKIPVLCDLKPSGRFLAVDLHKAGGIPAVMKVLLKAGLLHGDCITITGKTVAENLAEVPDLSPEQEVIRAVDKPMYEQGHLAILRGNLSPEGCVAKITGLKNPVITGPARVFDDEQSALAAIMAGKIQAGDVMVLRYLGPKGGPGMQEMLYPTSYLKSKGLGKACALITDGRFSGGTSGMVVGHVAPEAYEGGTIALVHEGDSITIDAHKLQLELHVDAAELARRKAAWVKPAPRYTRGVLAKFARNASSASSGAVLDKFE from the coding sequence ATGAGCTACAACCGCCGCTCCAAGAACATCACCGAGGGCGTGGCCCGCGCGCCCAACCGCTCCATGTACTACGGCATGGGCTACCAGGAGACGGACTTCGGCAAGCCCATGATCGGCGTGGCCAATGGCCACTCCACCATCACGCCCTGCAACTCCGGCCTGCAGAAGCTGGCCGACGCGGCCGTGATCGGCCTCAAGGCCGCCGGCGCCAATGCCCAGCTCTTCGGCACGCCCACCATCTCGGATGGCATGGCCATGGGCACCGAGGGCATGAAGTACAGCCTGGTCTCACGCGAAGTCATTTCCGATTGCGTGGAAACCTGCGTGGGCGGCCAGTGGCTGGACGGCGTGATGGTGATCGGCGGCTGCGACAAGAACATGCCCGGCGGCATGATGGGCATGCTGCGCGCCAATGTGCCGGCCATCTACATCTACGGCGGCACCATCAAGCCCGGCCACTACAAGGGCCAGGACCTGAACATCGTCTCGGTCTTCGAGGCGGTCGGCCAATTCAGCGCCGGCAAGATGAGCGAGGAAGACTTCTGCCAGATCGAGAAGCGCGCCATCCCCGGCAGCGGCTCCTGCGGGGGCATGTACACCGCCAACACCATGAGCTCGGCCTTCGAGGCCCTGGGCATGAGCCTGCCCTACTCCTCCAGCATGTCCAATGTCGAGGACGAGGTGGTGGAGAACACCAAGCGCGCGGCCGCCGTGCTGGTCGAGGCGGTGAAGGCCGACCTCAAGCCGCGCGACATCGTCACCAAGAAAGCCATCGAGAACGCCGTGGCCGTGATCATGGCCACCGGCGGCTCCACCAATGCCGTGCTGCACTTCCTGGCCATTGCCCACGCCGCCGAAGTGGACTGGACCATCGACGACTTCGAGCGCATGCGCAAGAAGATCCCGGTGCTCTGCGACCTCAAGCCCAGCGGCCGCTTCCTGGCCGTGGACCTGCACAAGGCCGGCGGCATCCCCGCCGTGATGAAGGTGCTGCTCAAGGCCGGCCTGCTGCATGGCGACTGCATCACCATCACCGGCAAGACCGTGGCCGAGAACCTGGCCGAGGTGCCGGATCTCAGCCCCGAGCAGGAGGTGATCCGCGCGGTCGACAAGCCCATGTACGAGCAGGGCCATCTGGCCATCCTGCGCGGCAATCTCTCGCCCGAGGGCTGCGTGGCCAAGATCACCGGCCTGAAGAACCCCGTGATCACCGGTCCGGCCCGCGTCTTTGACGACGAGCAGAGCGCCCTGGCCGCCATCATGGCCGGCAAGATCCAGGCCGGCGATGTGATGGTGCTGCGCTATCTGGGCCCCAAGGGCGGCCCGGGCATGCAGGAAATGCTGTATCCGACGAGCTACCTGAAATCGAAGGGCCTCGGCAAGGCCTGCGCGCTCATCACCGACGGCCGCTTCTCGGGCGGCACCTCGGGCATGGTGGTCGGCCATGTGGCGCCCGAGGCCTACGAGGGCGGCACCATCGCCCTGGTGCATGAGGGCGACTCCATCACCATCGACGCCCACAAGCTGCAGCTGGAGCTGCATGTGGACGCAGCCGAACTGGCCCGCCGCAAGGCCGCCTGGGTCAAGCCCGCCCCGCGCTACACCCGCGGCGTGCTGGCCAAGTTCGCCAGGAACGCCTCCAGCGCCAGCTCGGGCGCCGTGCTCGACAAATTTGAGTGA
- a CDS encoding LysR family transcriptional regulator, producing MIEPRSLRQFLAVAEELHFGRAAARLHMTQPPLTQAIQKLEAQLGVSLFERSSRSVALSPAGAALLPEARRLLAELEALPALARAAAEGRQGRLRLGFVSTVGFGELPRWLRRFREQQPGIQLSLREATLDVQLQDFAAEALDAGFVIHAPEALPSGFEALPIAREPLVLALPAELPQADRMPLAAADILDLPLVIFPREIAPSLFDAVLGFYRAHGRAPQIAQEAIQMQTIVNLVSAGMGVAWVPESVRGLQRSGVVYRPVDGPVPVSATSLIWRPGAPPAVQRFVAHVREALAAV from the coding sequence ATGATTGAGCCGCGCAGCCTGCGCCAATTCCTGGCCGTGGCCGAAGAACTGCACTTCGGCCGGGCCGCCGCGCGCCTGCACATGACCCAGCCCCCGCTCACCCAGGCCATCCAGAAGCTGGAGGCCCAGCTGGGCGTGAGCCTGTTCGAGCGCAGCAGCCGCTCGGTGGCCCTGAGTCCGGCGGGCGCGGCCCTGCTGCCCGAGGCGCGGCGCCTGCTGGCCGAGCTGGAGGCCCTGCCCGCCCTGGCCCGGGCCGCAGCCGAGGGGCGCCAGGGGCGGCTGCGCCTGGGCTTTGTCTCCACCGTGGGCTTTGGTGAGCTGCCGCGCTGGCTGCGACGTTTTCGCGAGCAGCAGCCGGGCATCCAGCTCAGCCTGCGCGAGGCCACGCTGGACGTGCAGCTGCAGGACTTCGCGGCCGAGGCCCTGGACGCCGGCTTCGTGATCCATGCGCCCGAGGCCCTGCCCAGCGGCTTCGAGGCCCTGCCCATTGCCCGCGAGCCCCTGGTGCTGGCCCTGCCGGCCGAGCTGCCCCAGGCTGACCGCATGCCGCTGGCCGCCGCGGACATCCTGGACCTGCCCCTGGTGATCTTCCCGCGCGAGATTGCGCCCTCGCTTTTCGACGCGGTGCTGGGTTTCTACCGCGCCCATGGCCGCGCGCCGCAGATCGCGCAAGAAGCCATCCAGATGCAGACCATCGTCAACCTGGTCTCGGCCGGCATGGGCGTGGCCTGGGTGCCGGAATCGGTCAGGGGCCTGCAGCGCAGCGGCGTGGTCTACCGGCCGGTGGACGGCCCCGTGCCGGTGAGCGCCACCAGCCTGATCTGGCGGCCCGGCGCGCCGCCCGCGGTGCAGCGCTTTGTGGCCCATGTGCGCGAGGCCTTGGCGGCGGTGTGA
- the lgt gene encoding prolipoprotein diacylglyceryl transferase, producing MLVHPQFDPIAISLGPLAVHWYGLTYLAAFGLFLWLATRKIGQPQFASRGWTRRDVDDLLFFGVLGVVLGGRLGYVLFYKPAYYLSHPAEILAVWKGGMAFHGGLLGVIVAMWLFAKLRQRSFFEVTDLVAPCVPTGLAAGRVGNFINGELWGRAADPSLPWAMVFPQAHDGGIARHPSQVYQFLGEGLLLFVLLWFYAKKPRATGQVSGMFLIGYGIFRFLAEFFREPDDFLGLRALSLSQGQWLSLPMIAAGIAIWLWAGRRTRGASAAS from the coding sequence ATGCTGGTCCATCCCCAGTTCGACCCCATCGCCATCAGCCTGGGCCCCCTGGCCGTGCACTGGTATGGCCTGACCTATCTGGCGGCCTTCGGTCTCTTTCTCTGGCTGGCCACGCGCAAGATCGGCCAGCCCCAGTTCGCCAGCCGCGGCTGGACCCGGCGCGATGTGGACGATCTGCTTTTCTTCGGCGTGCTGGGCGTGGTGCTGGGCGGGCGTCTGGGCTATGTGCTCTTCTACAAGCCGGCCTATTACCTGAGCCACCCGGCCGAGATCCTGGCGGTCTGGAAGGGCGGCATGGCCTTTCACGGCGGCCTGCTGGGCGTGATCGTGGCCATGTGGCTCTTTGCCAAGCTGCGCCAGCGCAGCTTCTTCGAGGTGACCGATCTGGTGGCGCCCTGCGTGCCCACCGGCCTGGCTGCCGGCCGGGTGGGCAACTTCATCAACGGCGAGCTCTGGGGCCGCGCGGCCGATCCTTCGCTGCCCTGGGCCATGGTGTTCCCGCAGGCGCATGACGGCGGCATCGCGCGCCACCCCTCCCAGGTCTACCAGTTCCTGGGCGAGGGCCTGCTGCTCTTCGTGCTGCTCTGGTTCTATGCCAAGAAGCCCCGCGCCACCGGCCAGGTCTCGGGCATGTTCCTGATCGGCTATGGCATCTTCCGCTTCCTGGCCGAATTCTTCCGCGAGCCCGACGACTTCCTGGGCCTGCGGGCGCTGAGCCTGAGTCAGGGACAATGGCTGTCCCTGCCCATGATTGCCGCCGGCATCGCCATCTGGCTCTGGGCGGGCCGCCGCACCCGCGGCGCCAGCGCTGCTTCCTGA
- the dnaQ gene encoding DNA polymerase III subunit epsilon: MRQIFFDTETTGLYAESGDRLVEIGCVEMVNRQLTGNNLHIYINPERSSHEEALKVHGLTDEFLSTKPKFAEIADQFIEYVSGAELVIHNAPFDLGFINAEMKRLGRPPIHDVVGGVRDTLLMARDLFPGKANSLDALCRRLEVDNSNRTFHGALLDAELLAQVYINMTRGQDSLVIDESGASGNGGNAGGDAQFEAVDFSRFQLPVLRATEAELQAHEKVLADLDKASGGKRLWQEA, from the coding sequence ATGCGTCAAATCTTCTTCGATACCGAAACCACCGGCCTGTACGCCGAAAGCGGCGACCGCCTGGTCGAAATCGGCTGTGTGGAGATGGTCAACCGCCAGCTCACTGGCAACAACCTCCACATCTACATCAACCCCGAGCGCTCCAGCCACGAGGAAGCGCTCAAGGTGCACGGGCTGACGGACGAGTTCCTGTCCACCAAGCCCAAGTTCGCCGAGATCGCCGATCAGTTCATCGAGTATGTGAGCGGCGCCGAGCTGGTGATCCACAACGCGCCCTTCGACCTGGGCTTCATCAATGCCGAGATGAAGCGCCTGGGCCGCCCGCCCATTCACGATGTGGTGGGCGGTGTGCGCGACACCCTGCTGATGGCGCGCGATCTTTTCCCGGGCAAGGCCAACTCCCTGGACGCGCTGTGCCGCCGCCTGGAAGTGGACAACTCCAACCGCACCTTCCACGGCGCGCTGCTGGATGCGGAGCTGCTGGCCCAGGTCTACATCAATATGACCCGCGGCCAGGACTCCCTGGTCATCGACGAGTCCGGCGCCAGTGGCAATGGCGGCAATGCGGGCGGCGACGCGCAGTTCGAGGCGGTGGACTTCAGCCGTTTCCAGCTGCCCGTGCTGCGCGCGACCGAGGCCGAGCTGCAAGCCCATGAGAAGGTGCTGGCCGATCTGGACAAGGCCAGCGGCGGCAAGCGCCTCTGGCAAGAAGCCTGA